In Streptomyces sp. NBC_00448, the following are encoded in one genomic region:
- the fxsA gene encoding FxSxx-COOH cyclophane-containing RiPP peptide, with product MEERPYGGAEAYSDPALREAGIDLLGMDLESLRTVRHPVLSALVSDLRERVAAPGSEALWGFDNDTP from the coding sequence ATGGAGGAACGACCCTACGGCGGCGCGGAGGCGTACAGCGACCCGGCGCTTCGCGAGGCCGGAATCGACCTGCTCGGCATGGACCTGGAGTCGCTGCGCACGGTACGGCACCCGGTACTGTCCGCGCTGGTCAGCGATTTGCGGGAGCGGGTGGCCGCGCCGGGCAGTGAGGCGCTGTGGGGGTTCGACAACGACACCCCGTGA